In Candidatus Rokuibacteriota bacterium, a single genomic region encodes these proteins:
- a CDS encoding M20/M25/M40 family metallo-hydrolase gives MDWTKIGDETVDLMRAYLRINTTNPPGNELEGARFLAQVLEGDGIASETAESASGRANLVARLKGDGSLGGIVLHHHIDVVYADERYWTVDPFGGLLRDGYVYGRGALDMKSTGILQLAAVLAIKRAKVPLKRDLIVLATADEEAGSRFGAQWVADERRVWLEGAEYALSELGLIAAGDAPHRAPFGSIVISEKTGLPLRLTARSDPGHGSMPWPDTAPHRLVRALGRLLAAERPPRILPEIQEYFARMASVLPAGEGAGYERLEASLRDPAFRARFFDDRHRAALVRTTFAVTMLKGSEKRNVIPPEAVADLDCRMLEGEDPEEIMAWVRQVIADPHVEVSVTSTPKVPNLSPPDTELYKSLADALRRRAPGVVVAPEIMTGFTDNWVFRRCGLHAYGFGPFVLDEAEWRRVHGNDERISVENLCAGVRCYTEMLLDMAAA, from the coding sequence ATGGACTGGACGAAGATCGGCGACGAGACGGTCGACCTGATGCGCGCCTACCTCCGGATCAACACGACCAACCCCCCGGGAAACGAGCTGGAGGGCGCGCGCTTCCTGGCCCAGGTGCTCGAGGGCGACGGCATCGCGAGCGAGACGGCCGAGTCGGCGTCCGGGCGCGCCAACCTCGTCGCGCGCCTCAAGGGCGACGGATCGCTCGGCGGCATCGTGCTTCACCACCATATCGACGTGGTCTACGCGGACGAGCGCTACTGGACCGTGGACCCCTTCGGCGGCCTCCTTCGGGACGGCTACGTCTACGGCCGCGGGGCGCTCGACATGAAGTCCACGGGGATCCTCCAGCTGGCGGCCGTCCTCGCCATCAAGCGCGCGAAGGTGCCCCTGAAGCGAGACCTCATCGTGCTCGCGACGGCGGACGAGGAAGCCGGGAGCCGCTTCGGCGCCCAATGGGTCGCCGATGAGCGTCGGGTCTGGCTCGAAGGTGCCGAGTACGCGCTCTCCGAGCTGGGGCTGATCGCGGCCGGCGACGCGCCGCACCGGGCGCCCTTCGGCTCCATCGTCATCTCGGAGAAGACCGGCCTGCCGCTCAGGCTCACGGCGCGGAGCGACCCGGGCCACGGGTCCATGCCATGGCCGGACACCGCGCCCCACCGACTGGTCCGCGCTCTGGGCCGGCTCCTCGCCGCGGAGCGGCCGCCGCGCATTCTGCCGGAGATCCAGGAATACTTCGCGCGCATGGCCTCGGTCCTGCCGGCGGGAGAAGGCGCCGGCTACGAGCGCCTCGAAGCGTCGCTCCGCGATCCGGCCTTCCGCGCCCGCTTCTTCGACGACCGCCACCGCGCCGCGCTCGTGCGGACCACGTTCGCCGTCACCATGCTCAAGGGCAGCGAGAAGCGCAACGTCATCCCGCCCGAGGCGGTCGCCGACCTCGACTGCCGGATGCTCGAGGGAGAAGACCCCGAGGAGATCATGGCCTGGGTGAGGCAGGTCATCGCCGATCCCCACGTCGAGGTCAGCGTGACATCCACGCCCAAGGTGCCGAACCTCTCGCCGCCGGACACGGAGCTGTACAAGAGCCTGGCCGACGCGCTGCGCCGCCGCGCGCCCGGCGTGGTGGTGGCGCCCGAGATCATGACCGGGTTCACGGACAACTGGGTATTCAGGCGCTGCGGGCTACACGCCTACGGTTTCGGGCCGTTCGTCCTTGACGAAGCCGAGTGGCGGCGGGTCCACGGCAACGACGAGCGCATTTCCGTGGAGAACCTATGCGCCGGCGTGCGCTGCTACACGGAGATGCTGCTGGACATGGCCGCGGCCTGA